One Nocardia iowensis DNA window includes the following coding sequences:
- a CDS encoding FAD-binding oxidoreductase, producing MAFEELRGALTGRVLLPGDAGFDGAARPWALTVTQPVAAVVQAANAEDVAAVVAYARRAGVPVVAQPTGHGASGGIKDAILLRTGRLDSVHIDAERRVARVGAGANWGQVQAAAAAHGLTGLAGSNPVVGVTGYTLGGGLSWFGRKYGWASDAVRAFEIVDPTGSPARVTAANDPELFWALRGGGGDFAVVTALEFDLFPAPALYGGRVLWPGNRTRAVFEAFQEITASAPDELSVWFHRLQFPDAPPMVALDAAYLGDAAAGRALLARLDAIEDPIADTRGVLPVASLGDITAEPTDPSPSVSRAELLTDLGDAVLKTLVDEPVSPLVDIQIRHLGGALAQARPEGGARGPVTEPYLLYALGLGLPHRTAAVKARNVEVVDAISGHISGLKPYTFLTPDESAAAAFDEATLTRLRAIKRARDTQSVIRANYPVSG from the coding sequence ATGGCATTCGAAGAACTGCGCGGCGCGTTGACCGGCCGGGTTCTGCTACCAGGCGATGCGGGATTCGACGGCGCGGCGCGGCCGTGGGCGTTGACGGTGACCCAGCCGGTTGCCGCGGTAGTGCAGGCAGCGAACGCGGAGGATGTGGCGGCCGTGGTCGCCTACGCGCGACGAGCGGGCGTGCCGGTGGTCGCGCAACCGACCGGGCACGGCGCGTCGGGTGGCATCAAGGACGCGATCCTGTTGCGCACCGGGCGGCTCGACAGCGTGCATATCGACGCCGAACGGCGGGTGGCGCGGGTCGGGGCCGGAGCGAACTGGGGGCAGGTGCAGGCCGCGGCGGCGGCACACGGGCTGACCGGCTTGGCGGGCAGCAATCCGGTGGTCGGGGTGACCGGATACACCCTCGGTGGTGGACTCAGCTGGTTCGGCCGCAAGTACGGCTGGGCCTCGGATGCCGTGCGCGCCTTCGAGATCGTGGATCCGACGGGGAGTCCGGCGCGGGTCACCGCCGCGAACGACCCCGAGCTGTTCTGGGCGTTGCGCGGTGGTGGCGGTGATTTCGCCGTCGTGACGGCACTGGAGTTCGATCTTTTCCCCGCGCCCGCCCTGTACGGCGGCCGGGTGCTGTGGCCGGGCAACAGGACACGTGCGGTGTTCGAGGCATTCCAGGAGATCACCGCGTCAGCGCCCGACGAGCTGTCGGTGTGGTTCCACCGTCTGCAGTTCCCCGACGCACCGCCCATGGTCGCGCTCGATGCCGCCTACCTCGGCGACGCCGCGGCCGGACGTGCGCTGTTGGCTCGCTTGGACGCGATCGAGGATCCGATTGCCGACACGCGCGGCGTGCTTCCGGTCGCGAGTCTCGGTGACATCACTGCCGAACCCACCGATCCGAGTCCTTCAGTGTCCCGTGCTGAACTGCTCACCGATCTCGGCGACGCTGTGCTGAAAACCCTTGTGGACGAGCCTGTCTCGCCGCTGGTCGATATCCAGATCCGGCACCTGGGCGGCGCGTTGGCGCAGGCCCGCCCGGAAGGTGGGGCGCGTGGCCCGGTGACCGAGCCGTACCTGCTGTATGCCCTCGGTCTCGGTCTCCCGCATCGCACGGCGGCGGTCAAGGCGCGCAATGTTGAGGTCGTCGACGCGATCAGCGGCCACATCAGCGGGTTGAAGCCGTACACGTTCCTGACCCCGGACGAGTCCGCCGCCGCGGCTTTCGACGAGGCGACACTCACTCGGTTGCGCGCCATCAAGCGAGCCCGCGATACGCAGTCGGTGATCCGCGCGAACTATCCTGTGTCGGGTTAG
- the greA gene encoding transcription elongation factor GreA translates to MTETQVTWLTPESHDRLKGELDALIANRPVIAAEINERREEGDLKENGGYHAAREEQGQQEARIRQLQELLNNAKVGVAPTKSGVALPGSVVKVYYDGDESDTETFLIATREEGLNDSKLETYSPASPLGGALIDAKVGETREYTLPNGNTMKVTLVSAEPYHS, encoded by the coding sequence ATGACTGAGACGCAAGTGACGTGGCTGACCCCGGAGTCGCACGACAGGCTCAAGGGCGAACTCGATGCGCTCATCGCCAATCGTCCCGTCATCGCTGCCGAGATCAACGAACGCCGTGAAGAGGGCGACCTCAAGGAGAACGGCGGATACCACGCCGCCCGTGAGGAGCAGGGCCAGCAGGAGGCGCGCATTCGCCAACTGCAGGAGCTGCTGAACAACGCCAAGGTCGGCGTCGCGCCGACGAAGTCCGGCGTCGCACTCCCCGGTTCGGTCGTCAAGGTCTACTACGACGGCGACGAGTCCGACACCGAAACCTTCCTCATCGCGACCCGCGAAGAGGGCTTGAACGACTCCAAGCTGGAGACCTACTCGCCCGCCTCCCCGCTCGGCGGCGCGCTCATCGACGCCAAGGTCGGCGAGACCCGCGAGTACACACTGCCCAACGGCAACACCATGAAGGTCACCCTGGTCAGCGCGGAGCCTTACCACAGCTGA
- a CDS encoding thioredoxin domain-containing protein codes for MNRLGNATSPYLRQHADNPVHWQEWDAQALAEARERDVPILLSVGYASCHWCHVMAHESFEDVATAELMNENFVCVKVDREERPDLDAVYMNATVAMTGQGGWPMTCFLTPDGEPFYCGTYYPKLPRGGMPSFTQLLTAITDTWQHRRDEVHKASAQVTEALQAQAAGLPDSDFTITAELLDRAVAAVLRDEDHKHAGFGGAPKFPPSALLEGLLRSWERTGDPAVLAAVTRTAEAMARGGIYDQLRGGFARYSVDAAWVIPHFEKMLYDNAQLLRAYAHLARRTPEGEREPLARRITRETAQFLLDDLGTEHGGFASALDADTHLEPGRPGVEGATYVWTPAELNGELGSIDGAWAAEVFGVTTAGNFEQGTSVLTRYTDPAEHDRLERIRDALRTARDGRPQPDRDDKVVTAWNGIAITALAEAGAALGVDDWVSAAARCARFLLSEQVIDGRVRRASLNGIAGTSPGVLEDYAWLVTGLLALHQATGELNWLDEAQHLLDTAIQHFADPNIPGSWFDTADDAETLVTRPRDPIDGATPAGASSLAEALLTAAAASDPDRAVPYRALAEQTLQRGAVVLARAPRSAGQWLTVAEAALRGPLQIAIATEPTSDPSELLATARTAAPGGSVVLAAAPNSVPLLADRPLMHGQPAAYVCRGSVCDLSVTTAAELRAALER; via the coding sequence ATGAACCGGCTCGGGAACGCGACCTCTCCGTACCTGCGGCAGCACGCGGACAATCCGGTGCACTGGCAGGAGTGGGATGCCCAGGCACTGGCCGAGGCGCGGGAGCGGGATGTCCCGATCCTGCTCTCGGTGGGGTACGCATCGTGCCACTGGTGTCATGTGATGGCGCACGAGTCGTTCGAGGATGTGGCGACCGCCGAGTTGATGAACGAGAACTTCGTCTGTGTGAAGGTGGATCGGGAGGAGCGGCCCGACCTGGACGCGGTCTACATGAACGCCACGGTCGCGATGACCGGTCAGGGCGGGTGGCCGATGACGTGTTTCCTCACGCCGGACGGCGAGCCGTTCTACTGCGGCACCTACTACCCGAAGCTGCCGCGGGGCGGTATGCCGTCGTTCACCCAGTTGCTCACCGCGATCACCGATACCTGGCAGCACCGGCGCGACGAGGTGCACAAGGCGTCCGCCCAGGTGACCGAGGCACTGCAGGCGCAGGCCGCCGGATTGCCCGACTCGGACTTCACCATCACCGCGGAACTGCTCGACCGCGCGGTCGCCGCGGTATTGCGCGACGAGGACCACAAGCACGCCGGATTCGGTGGGGCGCCTAAGTTTCCGCCGTCGGCGCTACTGGAGGGTCTGCTGCGCAGCTGGGAACGCACCGGTGACCCGGCCGTGCTCGCGGCGGTGACCCGGACCGCCGAGGCCATGGCCCGTGGCGGCATCTACGACCAGCTGCGCGGCGGTTTCGCGCGTTACTCAGTCGACGCCGCCTGGGTGATACCGCATTTCGAGAAGATGCTCTACGACAATGCCCAATTGTTGCGCGCGTACGCACATTTGGCGAGACGCACCCCGGAGGGGGAGCGGGAGCCGTTGGCGCGCAGGATAACTCGCGAAACCGCGCAGTTCCTGCTCGATGATCTCGGCACCGAACACGGCGGTTTCGCCTCCGCGCTCGACGCCGACACGCACCTCGAGCCGGGGCGGCCGGGGGTGGAGGGCGCGACCTACGTCTGGACACCCGCCGAGCTGAACGGCGAACTCGGGTCCATCGACGGCGCCTGGGCCGCAGAGGTTTTCGGCGTGACGACCGCAGGGAACTTCGAGCAGGGCACCTCGGTGCTCACCCGATACACCGACCCCGCCGAACACGACCGTCTCGAACGGATCCGGGACGCCCTCCGCACGGCCCGCGACGGCCGCCCCCAACCGGACCGCGACGACAAGGTGGTCACCGCGTGGAACGGCATCGCGATCACCGCGTTGGCCGAGGCGGGTGCCGCGCTTGGTGTGGACGACTGGGTGAGCGCCGCCGCTCGTTGCGCGCGATTCCTGTTGTCCGAGCAGGTAATCGACGGCCGGGTCCGCCGCGCCTCGCTGAACGGGATCGCCGGAACATCTCCCGGCGTGCTGGAGGACTATGCCTGGCTCGTCACCGGCCTGCTCGCCCTGCATCAGGCCACCGGCGAACTCAACTGGCTCGATGAAGCACAACACCTGCTGGACACGGCGATCCAGCACTTCGCCGACCCGAACATCCCCGGCAGCTGGTTCGACACCGCCGATGACGCCGAAACGCTGGTCACCCGCCCCCGCGATCCCATCGATGGCGCCACCCCCGCAGGCGCCTCCTCGCTCGCCGAAGCCCTGCTCACCGCAGCTGCCGCGAGCGACCCCGACCGCGCCGTCCCCTACCGCGCACTGGCCGAGCAAACCCTCCAGCGCGGCGCGGTCGTCCTGGCCCGCGCCCCGCGCTCCGCTGGTCAATGGCTCACGGTCGCCGAAGCCGCCCTCCGCGGCCCCCTCCAGATCGCCATCGCCACCGAGCCAACCAGCGACCCAAGCGAACTCCTCGCCACCGCCCGAACTGCAGCCCCCGGCGGCTCGGTAGTCCTCGCCGCCGCACCCAACTCGGTACCCCTATTGGCCGACCGCCCGCTGATGCACGGCCAGCCAGCCGCCTACGTCTGCCGCGGCTCGGTCTGCGACCTCTCCGTGACAACCGCCGCCGAACTCCGCGCAGCTCTGGAACGCTAG
- a CDS encoding TIGR03086 family metal-binding protein gives MDNVIGQIDRALDATSVIVAALDDGTMTAPTPCREWDVRTVLNHTVGGMHVFAAALSGTDSGADHESDWLGGDPQGAYAAAAEVDRAAWHRPDALDNTVHISLGALPAQLAAMVHLTELVVHGVDLAVAIDRPDLADDELCGELLATMQARGGIDKFRAPGIFGAEVAVEDAAPAHRRLLGYVGRDVLARTP, from the coding sequence ATGGACAACGTGATCGGACAGATCGACCGTGCTCTCGACGCGACGAGCGTCATCGTCGCCGCCTTGGACGACGGCACCATGACCGCGCCGACTCCGTGCCGGGAGTGGGACGTGCGCACCGTGCTGAATCACACGGTGGGCGGCATGCACGTCTTCGCGGCCGCGTTGAGCGGCACGGATTCCGGCGCCGATCACGAATCCGATTGGCTCGGCGGCGATCCGCAGGGCGCGTACGCGGCGGCGGCGGAGGTGGATCGGGCGGCCTGGCACCGGCCGGACGCGCTGGACAACACCGTGCACATCTCGCTGGGCGCACTGCCCGCCCAGCTGGCGGCCATGGTGCATCTCACCGAGTTGGTCGTGCACGGCGTCGACCTCGCGGTCGCCATCGACCGGCCCGATCTGGCCGATGACGAGCTCTGCGGCGAACTTCTCGCCACCATGCAGGCCAGGGGCGGCATCGACAAGTTCCGCGCGCCGGGCATCTTCGGCGCCGAAGTGGCTGTCGAGGACGCGGCGCCCGCCCATCGCAGGTTGCTCGGCTACGTCGGCCGCGACGTGCTGGCGCGGACGCCGTAG
- a CDS encoding DUF4307 domain-containing protein, which produces MSQPDGTQGIQRSDAAAPVTNHRPTDRYGTRPAVNRRWLPLALGVVVVLLGCGVAYLGYQKYGPKDIEFEQLGYTVTDDSTMTIRMKVTRKDPQQPAVCFVRAMARDSVEVGRREVLIAPSTSGTIEQTTTVKASSRPASSSIYGCSGQVPSYLRAG; this is translated from the coding sequence GTGAGCCAGCCCGATGGAACCCAGGGAATCCAGCGCAGCGATGCCGCGGCTCCGGTGACGAACCACAGGCCGACCGATCGGTATGGAACCAGGCCGGCCGTCAATCGCCGGTGGCTGCCGCTGGCCCTCGGGGTTGTCGTGGTGTTGCTCGGGTGTGGCGTCGCTTACCTCGGCTACCAGAAGTACGGCCCCAAGGACATCGAGTTCGAGCAGCTGGGCTACACCGTCACCGACGACTCGACGATGACGATCCGGATGAAGGTCACCCGCAAGGACCCGCAACAGCCTGCGGTATGTTTCGTCCGTGCGATGGCGCGCGACAGTGTCGAGGTCGGCCGTCGAGAGGTCTTGATCGCGCCGTCTACCAGCGGCACGATCGAGCAGACCACCACGGTCAAGGCGTCCTCGCGACCCGCCTCCAGCAGTATTTACGGATGTAGTGGACAGGTGCCCAGCTATCTTCGGGCAGGGTGA
- a CDS encoding cystathionine gamma-synthase — protein sequence MSELGFSTRAVHAGFDPDPQTGAVNVPIYASSTFAQDGVGGLRGGFEYARTGNPTRSALEANLAALESGSYGRAFASGMAATDCAIRATLRPGDHIVIPDDAYGGTFRLIDKVFSQWGIEHSPAHVFDVDEMRAAIRPNTKLVWVETPTNPLLSIGDIPALADIAHAAGAKLVVDNTFATPYLQQPLLLGADIVTHSTTKYLGGHSDVVGGALITNDPELDAAFAFLQNGAGAVPGPFDAFLTLRGTKTLAVRMDRHCDNAETMAEFLSRHPAISQVIYPGLPEHPGHAVAAKQMRRFGGMISVRLHGGPDAARDFCSRTKVFTLAESLGGVESLIEHPAAMTHASTEGSVLEVPADLVRLSVGIEDAADLLADIEQALGS from the coding sequence ATGAGTGAGCTGGGGTTCTCCACACGGGCCGTGCACGCAGGATTCGATCCCGATCCGCAGACCGGCGCGGTGAACGTGCCCATCTACGCGAGTTCGACATTCGCCCAGGACGGGGTCGGCGGGCTGCGCGGCGGTTTCGAATACGCCCGCACCGGCAACCCGACCAGGTCCGCGCTGGAAGCGAACCTCGCCGCGCTCGAATCCGGTAGTTACGGCCGGGCCTTCGCGTCGGGCATGGCGGCAACCGACTGTGCCATTCGCGCCACGCTGCGGCCCGGCGACCACATCGTCATCCCGGACGACGCGTACGGCGGCACCTTCCGCCTGATCGACAAGGTGTTCAGCCAATGGGGCATCGAGCACTCCCCCGCGCACGTTTTCGACGTGGACGAGATGCGCGCGGCGATCCGCCCGAACACCAAACTGGTCTGGGTCGAGACCCCGACCAACCCGCTGCTGAGCATCGGCGACATTCCCGCCCTCGCCGATATCGCGCATGCCGCGGGCGCGAAGCTGGTGGTGGACAACACCTTCGCCACGCCGTACCTGCAGCAGCCGCTGCTGCTCGGCGCCGACATCGTCACCCACTCGACCACCAAGTATCTCGGTGGTCACTCCGACGTGGTCGGCGGTGCGCTGATCACCAACGATCCCGAGCTCGACGCCGCGTTCGCGTTCCTGCAGAACGGCGCGGGCGCGGTTCCCGGCCCGTTCGACGCCTTCCTCACCTTGCGCGGCACCAAGACCCTGGCCGTGCGGATGGACCGGCACTGCGACAACGCGGAAACCATGGCCGAGTTCCTGTCCCGGCATCCGGCCATCTCCCAGGTGATCTACCCGGGCCTGCCGGAGCACCCGGGCCACGCGGTCGCCGCCAAGCAGATGCGTCGGTTCGGCGGGATGATCTCGGTGCGGCTGCACGGCGGTCCCGACGCGGCTCGCGACTTCTGCTCGCGCACCAAGGTATTCACGCTGGCCGAGTCGCTCGGCGGGGTGGAGTCGCTGATCGAGCACCCGGCCGCGATGACGCACGCGTCCACCGAGGGCTCCGTGCTGGAGGTGCCCGCGGATCTGGTGCGGCTGTCGGTCGGCATCGAGGACGCCGCCGACCTGCTCGCCGATATCGAGCAGGCGCTCGGAAGCTGA
- a CDS encoding DUF6401 family natural product biosynthesis protein: protein MFLLGPALLEVSARKILNRLHKTHGVPALAAAAELPALSAALDQHAAAVRDILELGVEGAARVPVSVLLAGYARGLLDHVREVAAEHGAMTSSTPGDLGSWADADWVQLRLASVCLHASRQPA from the coding sequence ATGTTTTTGCTGGGCCCCGCGTTGCTCGAAGTGTCGGCACGCAAGATATTGAACCGCCTGCACAAGACGCACGGGGTACCGGCGCTTGCCGCCGCCGCGGAGCTACCGGCGCTGTCCGCGGCGCTGGATCAGCACGCCGCCGCCGTCCGCGACATTCTCGAGCTCGGCGTCGAGGGCGCCGCGCGAGTTCCGGTGAGCGTGCTGCTCGCGGGTTACGCGCGCGGACTCCTCGATCACGTCCGTGAGGTCGCGGCCGAACACGGCGCGATGACCAGCTCGACGCCCGGTGACCTCGGCAGCTGGGCGGACGCCGACTGGGTGCAGCTGCGCCTGGCGAGCGTGTGCTTGCACGCATCCCGGCAGCCCGCCTGA
- the mca gene encoding mycothiol conjugate amidase Mca: protein MAVHAHPDDESSKGAATTARYADEGHDVLVVTLTGGERGSILNPAMDTPGVLDRINEIRREEMAAAARALGVRQHWLGFVDSGLPEGDPLPPLPEGCFALVPLEEATEALVRVVREFKPHVMTTYDELGGYPHPDHIRCHEVSVAAFDASGDPERFPDAGEPWTPLKLYYDHGFTARRMEVFAEEYERMGEPFPLQEWLDRMRKYVPERGDVFSRVTTQIDCAKYFPQRDDALRAHATQIDPNGAFFAIPLELQQRLWPTEEFELAKTRVKTALPETDLFAGIEDEQR from the coding sequence ATGGCGGTGCATGCCCACCCCGACGACGAATCCAGCAAGGGTGCCGCCACGACCGCCCGGTACGCCGACGAAGGACACGACGTCCTGGTCGTAACGCTGACCGGTGGCGAACGTGGCAGCATCCTGAACCCCGCGATGGACACCCCCGGTGTCCTCGACCGGATCAACGAGATCCGCCGCGAGGAGATGGCCGCCGCGGCGCGGGCGCTCGGCGTGCGCCAGCACTGGCTCGGTTTCGTCGATTCCGGTCTGCCGGAAGGTGATCCGCTGCCGCCGCTGCCGGAGGGATGTTTCGCGCTGGTCCCGCTGGAAGAGGCCACCGAGGCGCTGGTCCGGGTGGTTCGCGAGTTCAAGCCGCACGTCATGACCACCTACGACGAACTCGGCGGCTACCCGCATCCGGATCACATCCGCTGCCATGAGGTGTCGGTTGCCGCATTCGACGCGTCCGGCGATCCGGAACGGTTCCCCGACGCGGGCGAGCCGTGGACACCGCTGAAGCTGTACTACGACCACGGGTTCACCGCGCGCCGGATGGAGGTCTTCGCCGAGGAGTACGAGCGGATGGGCGAGCCGTTCCCGCTACAGGAATGGCTGGACCGGATGCGCAAGTACGTCCCCGAGCGCGGCGACGTGTTCTCCAGGGTCACCACCCAGATCGACTGCGCCAAATACTTCCCGCAGCGCGACGACGCGCTGCGCGCGCACGCCACCCAGATCGACCCGAACGGCGCGTTCTTCGCCATCCCGCTGGAACTGCAGCAGCGGCTCTGGCCGACCGAGGAATTCGAACTGGCCAAGACCAGGGTCAAGACGGCGCTGCCGGAGACCGACCTGTTCGCCGGCATCGAAGACGAGCAGCGGTGA
- a CDS encoding acyl-CoA dehydrogenase family protein, whose translation MVTVEELFAIDSLLSDDEREIRAAVATFANQRLRPHIADWFEAGTFPAREIAPQLGEVGLLGMHLEGYGCAGMSATMYGLACQELEAVDSGVRSMVSVQGSLAMTAIHKYGSEEQKQQWLPEMAAGRVLGCFGLTEPDFGSNPGGMRTRAKRDGTDWVLNGSKMWITNGSVADVAVVWAQTEDEGKQVIRGFLVPAGTAGFSAREMHRKLSLRASVTAELDLDDVRLPADAVLPESRGLASPLACLSEARFGIIFGALGAARDCLTSTIEYARTREVFDKPLAAYQLTQAKLADMVLEFGKGQLLALHLGRLKDRGVVTPEQVSAGKLNSTREAIAIARECRTILGANGITLDYPVLRHANNLESVLTYEGTAEVHQLVLGRALTDANAFR comes from the coding sequence ATGGTGACTGTGGAAGAACTGTTCGCGATCGACTCCCTACTGTCCGACGACGAGCGCGAGATCCGCGCTGCCGTCGCGACCTTCGCGAACCAACGGCTGCGCCCGCACATCGCGGACTGGTTCGAGGCAGGGACCTTCCCGGCCCGCGAGATCGCTCCGCAACTGGGCGAGGTCGGACTGCTCGGCATGCATCTGGAGGGCTATGGCTGCGCGGGCATGTCGGCCACCATGTACGGGCTGGCCTGCCAGGAACTGGAGGCGGTCGATTCCGGCGTGCGCAGCATGGTGTCGGTGCAGGGCTCGCTCGCGATGACCGCGATCCACAAGTACGGCTCGGAGGAGCAGAAGCAGCAGTGGCTGCCGGAGATGGCGGCGGGCCGCGTGCTCGGCTGCTTCGGGCTCACCGAACCCGATTTCGGCTCCAACCCCGGCGGCATGCGGACCAGAGCCAAGCGCGACGGCACCGACTGGGTGCTCAACGGCTCGAAGATGTGGATCACCAACGGCTCGGTGGCCGATGTCGCGGTGGTGTGGGCGCAGACCGAGGACGAGGGCAAGCAGGTGATCCGCGGCTTCCTGGTCCCCGCCGGGACGGCCGGATTCAGTGCGCGCGAGATGCACCGCAAGCTGTCGCTGCGCGCCTCGGTGACCGCCGAACTCGACCTCGACGATGTCCGGCTGCCCGCCGACGCCGTGTTGCCGGAGTCGCGTGGGCTGGCCTCGCCGCTGGCCTGCCTGAGCGAAGCGCGGTTCGGGATCATCTTCGGCGCGCTCGGCGCGGCCCGTGACTGTCTGACCTCCACCATCGAATACGCGCGCACCCGCGAGGTCTTCGACAAGCCGCTGGCCGCGTACCAGCTGACCCAGGCGAAGCTCGCGGACATGGTCCTGGAATTCGGCAAGGGTCAGCTGCTCGCGCTGCACCTGGGCCGGTTGAAGGATCGCGGTGTGGTGACTCCCGAACAGGTGAGTGCGGGCAAGTTGAACAGCACCAGGGAGGCCATCGCGATCGCCCGCGAGTGCCGCACCATCCTCGGTGCGAATGGCATCACGCTGGACTACCCGGTGTTGCGCCATGCGAACAACCTGGAGTCGGTGCTCACCTACGAGGGCACCGCGGAGGTGCATCAGCTGGTGCTCGGTCGCGCCCTGACCGACGCCAACGCCTTCAGGTAG
- a CDS encoding GyrI-like domain-containing protein, with translation MKLDLAKTDKHYNDAPTEPTLRTFDTYGYLTVTGSGAPAGPEYTSAVETLYRAAYGAKKIAKSAGHDFVVPKLEGLWWVESDEPPLTVPREQWHWKLMIRMPDVVTADMVRGATFERITEGDAVQVLHVGPYATEPETLARMDAFMSAHGLTMNGRHHEIYLSDPRRSAAATTKTILRHPARRLTEK, from the coding sequence ATGAAACTCGACCTGGCCAAGACCGACAAGCACTACAACGACGCACCGACAGAACCGACGCTGCGCACCTTCGACACCTACGGCTATCTGACGGTCACCGGTTCAGGCGCCCCGGCGGGCCCTGAGTACACCTCGGCCGTCGAGACGTTGTACCGCGCCGCGTACGGCGCCAAGAAGATCGCGAAGTCGGCCGGACACGACTTCGTGGTACCGAAGCTGGAGGGTCTGTGGTGGGTGGAATCAGACGAACCCCCACTCACGGTGCCCCGTGAGCAATGGCACTGGAAGCTGATGATCCGCATGCCGGATGTGGTCACCGCGGACATGGTGCGCGGGGCGACCTTCGAGCGGATCACCGAAGGGGACGCGGTTCAGGTGCTGCACGTCGGCCCGTACGCGACCGAACCGGAGACACTGGCCAGGATGGACGCGTTCATGTCCGCCCACGGCCTCACGATGAACGGCCGCCACCACGAGATCTATCTGTCCGACCCACGCCGATCCGCGGCCGCGACGACCAAGACCATCCTGCGCCACCCGGCCCGTCGCCTCACCGAAAAATAG
- a CDS encoding VOC family protein has product MRIDLCTLVVEDYDPAIAFFTEALGFELIEDTPATTNDGRPKRWVVVRPPGAQTGLLLARADGTEQTEVIGSQTAGRVGFFLQVDDFDAAFHRMVSCGVEFVTAPRQEPYGRVAVFRDIAGNRWDLLGRA; this is encoded by the coding sequence ATGCGAATCGACCTCTGCACCCTCGTCGTCGAGGACTACGACCCGGCGATCGCCTTCTTCACCGAAGCGCTCGGCTTCGAACTCATCGAGGACACTCCCGCAACGACCAACGATGGGCGGCCCAAACGCTGGGTCGTCGTTCGCCCGCCCGGCGCACAGACGGGCCTCCTGCTTGCCCGCGCGGACGGCACGGAACAGACCGAGGTGATCGGCAGCCAAACAGCGGGCCGAGTCGGATTCTTCCTACAGGTAGACGATTTCGACGCCGCATTCCACCGAATGGTGTCGTGCGGCGTCGAATTCGTCACTGCGCCAAGGCAAGAGCCGTACGGGCGGGTCGCGGTATTTCGCGATATCGCGGGCAACCGCTGGGATCTGCTCGGCCGCGCCTGA